The Dryobates pubescens isolate bDryPub1 chromosome 9, bDryPub1.pri, whole genome shotgun sequence DNA window AGGACAAGCACAGATACAAAACCAGCAGTTCAAAGCTACTGGCATTTTGGGCAGGAAAATTAAAGTCAAAACCACTTAATGAAAGCATGTCTTCCTCTTTGAAACACTTGGTAGATCTTTTTCCAGTCATTCTATACCTGGGCTCTCCAGGCACGCTGTTAACAGACTACCAGAAAGGAGAAGCTCTGCAGAACagtggaggaaggaaaaggatgtGACTACAGgattttttaattcttctccAGCTAGTGGTTCCACTGGTACAAGTGGGAGTTTTCTGCTGATTTTATGCACCATCAATATAATTAGAGAGAATGCCCTATCTTAATCCTGACAGAAGTCTTCTTTTGGATTCCTTCTCTTTTATTCCTAGGAATTCTCATTTACAAGAAAGCAATTTTTTTAGTATTACTCTAAAATTTTTTGATTTGAGGATAAAGAACTTTAATTTGTATAGAACTACTGTAAGAGTGAgtcaaagaggaaggaaagtcCAGATTAATTTCCTGCTTTCTCTTAATTAAATATCAAGTTACAAAACAAGCATGgaaagcattaaaaataaaatatctctGATGGAAAACTCACTTCCTCCAATGGGATATGGTCATCCTTTTcagcaaaaatgaaaaaagTGGGGTGAAGCAAACTGGCTCTGTCCTCAAAGAACCTGATCACTCCTAGGGAAAAAGTAGGGACACAGACAATGAGTTATACTACTTTAAATGGATAAATCACTACCGGAGCTATAGAGTCAAAATAAAAGATATTCTGATCTGACATGGCTGATCAACTTGCAATGAGATTAAACATGAtgtgcttttccttttgttgtgaaaagtttctgtgatttcagatGTCATTAAGCACAGAAAGACTGTCTCTGTCTGAAAAAGTCCGTGAAGAATTGTTGTATTTTCTCCAGCTTTGTCATTTTCTTTAGGCATTTGCAGAATTATTAATGGTAGCATAAATGCACTAAGAATGGAAGCGTGGGAGTATAAGGGTTAAAATAGGGAGATAAAAAATGATTCATATTAGCAATCAGGGGCAGATGCCAGCAGTAACATTGAGGAATAAGCTGTTCGTATCATGACCTGAAGGTCTGCATCCtgtccagcccccagcccagatgACTGATCAGCAAAAGACCCAGCACTCTAATAGGACAGCAAAAAGGCTGCAGCATATGACTACTGCCATGTCATTCCCTGTTAGTCCAACAGGGGATTAGAGTATAGGCCCATATGTCAAACAGGTTTTCCAAACAATGACAACAAGATGACAGAGGACAGAGAGCCACCTCTCCCTGGCTTAAGTAGGCTGAGGTAAACAAGATGCTGTGGCGAAGATCTACGTCATAGTAACTGCTGGCTCctaaaggaaatgaaagatgCACCCAGAAATAATTTTGTCATCACCAGCCACGAGGGACTTGAGCCAAAGTGAATCCTTGGCTTTTGGTGTTTCTTGTACCCTATGTTTCACAGAAGCAATCCCAGTCATGCCACATTGAATACATAGATCTTGCTGGTTATGATTAAGTGCAAAAATATGAGTGTGCAAAATCAAATTGCTTTAAGATTTTGTGAAATAGGATCATCATCTTCTACAAGATGCTGCCTGGTATTTTGTAGCAATAATGTCCCTTCAGAATAAGTTCCTGTACTGGTTATATCTTCTCAGAATGTAATAGTTATCTGAGACTTACCATAGAGGGACACCCCTGTCTTTAACTGAGGATTTTTCAGCATCAGGTGTTGTACTGCTGCTCCACCCCAGCAAAACCCAATGACACCAATCTTCTTTGCACCACATTGTTCCCTTAGATACTTCAGGGTGACATCAACTTCTCTGAGACATGTAAATGGAAGTGAATTAAAACTTTAGCTCTTTTTCCTTGGCCCCCAAGGTGGCTTCCACTCAGAGACTGGCTGAGCATCAATCTGCTTGTGGAAGTTGGTGAATGATTGTCTTTACAGCACTCCTggattttctctttccttcacttatcaaactgtctttatctcaactcATTAATTTCCTTGTCTTGTTCCTCCTGTTCTTTACCCTCTCcctcttgggctgctgctggtaatGGTCAACCCACAATACTAATTACCATTAATCATTTCTAAAATGCATTTCTGAAATAGGTCTTCTTAGATTACTGTGGCTATAGCCTATGGTGATTTTATAGACATCATCACAATTAATATCACAAATGGCAATAGCTGTCTTACAAGCTGACACAAATAAAAGTTTAAAAGACACACAGCCAGTCAAGAGCATCCCTTAATCAAAAATATAACCATAGGTAAACTAAGTCTCATCAGGAAGACACATATTTTATGAAGTTGTGGAAGTAAATTTGAAAATGTTGCTTCAAAATTGGCAATAACATTATGCACATAAACTATGTGTCAAAGGGGGGAAATGTAGCTAGAAGAATGGGGAATTAGTATGCTTTGAAGTACCTGGGATCTGATAGGGAGCAAAGACAGTGTTCTGAGTTAAACAGTGTTTGGTGGCTATGTTTTCATCCTATTTGAAATCTGTGTAGGCAGTGCTTGCCTGTGGGAACTGAATCAAACTGAAAtggaaggagcaagctgcattttccagcctttgcttttcttttgagtTGTTCATCTCACTTTTACTCTCTGCATGGGTAAACAGCGGGCACTTTTATTGTTGTTCAAAGTTACCCTTTCCTCCAAAAAGCACCCCTCACATAACCATGAGCTCAACTCATAAGCTGCATCAAATTTCTGTTTGTGGACACCCAGCTGTATTTGACCCATTAATAATTTAGGATCTAATACAACATCTTTGCTAAGGTAAACATTGCTATGAAGGAAGGATGTCCCCTTGCTGGACAAGAAGCAATAGTTGTACTTGTCTATCTTGCCGGCATCTCGGGTTTTCAGCCACTCATGGAAAGACGCCCAGTCATTAGAAGGTTTCCAAGCTTCTTGTCCCACAAAAAAATCTGGACAGATGGCTCtgcaagaaaaatgaaaacagtCTATGCACAAAAAGAGAACTGAGAAAGGACTAAAGGGAAATGCACATGTATTACAAAACAAAGTCATATTGTTGAAAACACAACTAATTTAATCTACAAAGGACTGTACAAACAGCCCTTATTATTCTGTCTAATAAGGAGACTTAGCATAACAGCCAAATACATTTTGTTCTATTAAAATTGATTGATTAATTAATTAGACAAATTGTTAACTGCAATTGAAAATTCCCAGTGGTTTCCTGtcaaaactatttttaaaaccCCTACAGTTTATGTAGTACTTGCATTTGGGCTAGAAGGAATGCTAATGCAGTAAAACAGGAAAGAGGGTACCCAATATGCTTGCTTTCTTTGGCACAAGCCAATACAGTTTACCTTTGTGGAATGACTTTAAGCTTTTCTGGCATTTTTAACATTACAGCAAAGTTGCTCAGATGTgacaaggagggggaggaatCAGGCTGCTTTGGGCTCATAGAGGATGAAAGATGCAGAATAAGattttcctctgttttcccCACTCTTCTTCTGCACTGTCCTACTATCTCATTATAGTAGGACTACTCAGCTCTGCTATGCTGTATTAACACACGAGAAACTCTGTAGAGAAACAGGCGGAGGCCTATTTGTGTTTGTATGGtttatactaaaaaaaaaaatagttaaatAGTTGGTTCAACAAACTTTCATATTAAAAGCGCACTTTGAAAACAGCCATATTTCTTACATGTATCCATTAGTCGTTAGCATATCAGCTATGTATCTGGTGTTTGGGAGTTGCCATCCAAATATATCATGAATCACAATCACAGCTTTGTCGGTGCTCGCAGGTGGTTTGCAAACATATGCTTTGATGTGCTCAATTTGCACTTCCTGCCCACGGCCTCCATAGTCAAACCTGTCTCCAATATCGCATGGGCAGGGCCTTGATTCATTAGCCATGTgtgatactaaaaaaaaaaaacaacaaaaaaatcagctgTGAATACTACAGTGTGCCATTTTGAGAAAgatcaaaacacagcactatcATAAGCATCTTTTTAGAGTTACTTATGTCATGAATTCTTCAGCGGGAACCTGGTACATAACCAGAACTTCCATGCCCTGCAGTAAGTAATACAGTAAAAATAACAGTATGAAAAAATGGTCGGGCAGTTATCACAGTTTATTTAAATAGCAATGAAACCAGTTCTTGTGCTCTTCATCATGTATATATCCTTGTCAGGAATGCATAGCTTCCTTTAGTATAGGCTGTAAAGGTTTGATGCAGTGCTTTGcattttgaagggaaaaaaatcccacagctACTCTGTAGAAAGATATCATTACACTTTGATTAAATGTCACTTTTTCCTCCAGGGACAAAAGTATTCCACAGCTGACTTTTTCAGTgtcaagaaattctttactaaaCCAGCTTTAGCCTCAGATGCTGCAGAATATTGAAAGAGGATACTTAAGGAAGGTGTCACAAAAATATACCAGTGAAAGACAGAGTATAAAACCATATTTATAAAACATTAAATAAAGAAGGCGTTCAAACTccaagatgggggggggggaaagaaaactgaACATAAGGAAAGAATCCTTAAGTTGAGCCAAGAAGGTAACAGTAAGGTATGGTTAATATTTTGCAAATTATTACTTCAATGAAAATAAACAAGTAAATCACAAAGGTAAAAAAATACCCAGCAAATGATAACACAGATCTGTGCAGGTTCTTGGTCTCAAATTACTGATTCTATGTCATCAACTGACTTAATTCTTGCTGTGAAATAACCCAAGTAATGTACTTGAATATTTACAGTGgtctccatagaatcatagaatcatttttgttggaaaagacctttaaaatcatgtaGTCCAATCATCATCCTAACCCCACCATtgctattaaaccatgtcctgaagcgtCATGTCTACATGAACATGGAAAGAATGTAGATAAAGCTTCATTTAAATTCCCTACAGATAAGTTGTGTGTACTATCTAAGAAAACTTTGCTAGTAGAGAAACAAAGATGTTCAAACTCAACTATATCAAACATACTCAGAGAGAAATGGGAAAAGCAGTCCCTGAACTATCAGGGCTTAAATAGCTGTAGCATTAAAGAGACTGCTTTaggaaagcaaataaacaatGTCACAGCAAGGAGCTTTGCATAGATTTCCAGGAGAAAGATGTTCTGAATTTGCAGACTTCAAAATTCAGAATATCCTAAGCAGTGTTAGCAAGTTGCAGATCCTACAAGGTTTCATTTTCAGAGATAGTTTAAGACAAACAATCTTACTTGAAAGCTGTAGTAACTCTGGGCACATAGTTACAGTAATCCTTTACCTTTTTTTAATAAGCCACACTCACCTGTAGGCAGAGTTTTTTTCACATGTTATAATCTCATATGTAGGACTTGTAATTTAAAATAAGTCTACCAGGAAAAATGAGTCAATAAATGAACATATAAGACAAAATATAGTATAAATATATTATAGGAAAGGATTGATAATTAATTTTCTAATCATTATTTCCTTTTGATTCAGTTAAAATTAGAAAATATAACCAACCAGCAATTAAATGTTAAAGAAACCTGTATTTCAGAACTACAGAAACATAAATGCAATGCCCTTACCAGTCAGCATATCATTAAGGGCTTTAATTGAAAACATTTCACATTACCCAATAAAATGGAAAGGAATATATAATACATGAAATATTTAAAGGTGTAGATAGAGCAGTTGAGGAAAAGAGCTCCAGACTGTGAGGGGGTAGTGTTGCGGGCCTTATGTGGTTTATAAGCCTTATAGACTTGCAAGCTTCATAATGTTGTCAAAACATTCAAATGTTTCTACACTTGCTGCAGTATGCATTACATAGAAACAGGAACTTTTCCCATTTCTGAAATGCTACTGAAACATTCCTTAAAATTTAATCCACCTCTCATGCATTTTTCAAAGCTAGTCTTTTAGGAGGATCTGCAAAACCATAGACTTGGTGTTCCACCATCTCCGCCCTCAAGTACTTCAACATTTATTTGAAGACCAAACcataactttattttccagcAACTTCAATCTGCAaccagaaaaatataaatatattgcTGTATAGCTCTTTCACTTTCAACAGATTTTCCTGAGTTCTCCTCCTGAGAAGTCTTCCTTACctcaggaggaaaaataaaacgcTTCTGAACAATTATCTCAATTATAGAGAGGGCCCCCTGGTAGCATTTAAATGAGCATGCACTCTTTAAAAAAGCATGTGGTTAAAATGAAAGTCCTCCAAACATGCTGAGTCAGACCTTAGCACACGCTTGTTTTAGATATCTCAGGAGGAAAACGTGTGAAAGTTAACAAATAGAaatgggggggatgggggagggggggggggagggggagggggaggaggaacacAGACCCCACACATACCTGTAACACAGCAAGTGTGCTCAGAGCTCAGACCTCAGAGTGGATGGTTACTGCTGAATGTGCTCCTGAAAGAAAAGTGCTAACTTTCAGGGTGAGTGCAAGGATCGGGTTTCTTCAAACAAGAGTTATGCAAGCTGCTGTCTTTATCATTGCATATCACAGTCAAAAGTTAAAAGTTCACTCTTTTTAAAGCCTTTGATTTGAAGACTCAGGTAGTATCACTTTTAAACATTATCTTGACCTCCTTATTTCCACTAGTAAAAGACATATCTAAAGTCACCAGTGGTTTGAGATTGGAGGCACTATTTCAAAACTGTGCAAGACAAAGCTTATGTAGtataggaaaatattttctttcaggCTGAAAATAAATAACATGCAAAAGACAGTTTTGTAGACTGCTGTACATATTATAATGTGTTTAAAATGCTGATATATTTTTAGCCTAGGACATTtcatgcaattttttttccttttgaattaAAGTGACTGCCTGATCCTTTTATCCTTCCCATTctcctgattttatttttgaTAGATTATTAGAATTATTCTTTACAGAGCTCTAAGGATATTAGCAATCCAAAATGTACATTTCTTCAGAGGCAAGTCCAAGAAATAGCACTAAATACATGTGCTAGTCTACCACACTTTTGCTTTGGTAAAGCAACCAGCCTTACCAATTAGTCCTCGTATGTAAGCTATTTTCCCACATTCTAAATAACCTTGCCAATGTTATTTATCTACAGTTCCTAAAATAAAGTGAAATTAATGAAAACAAGCCTGCCAAATAATTCCAGAGTGAGGTCATAAGATTCAAACCCCAgcacttttgttttggtttcttttgtttttatgaCTTTTCCTACTCGTGTATGACAAACAAGTTCTAGCACATGTTGCTTAGATACTCCATGGCAACTCAAAAAGCAGAAGTAAAATAAATGCAAGGAAAAACACATTCCTAGAAAAGGGAAATTACCTTCTCTCCATTGGAGTTGCTTAACCACATTTGCACTCCGTTAGTGACAGTAATGTGGCTCCAGAAATTCTTCTTTATACATAAGACGTGTTGCTTCATGTTCCTTGATAGACAGTCCATGCAGGTTTTTTAATTAGAAGCCAAAACTTAATTGAACCTGATCTCTGTATGTGCAGTTGGTTGCACTTTGTACTGTAAACACACAGCTCTTTTGGATCTCACCCTTCCAGCTCTTAACTCAGTGACTTTATCACAAAGATATGGCTGTACTTGTAGCCACTTGCAGCTACCCTTCCATTTCAAACAAGCACTACATCTCagtttgtttgggtggggtttttttatgcctAGTCAGGGTGCTGGTGTTACACACACATGTCATCGCAGAATTTGTGAATGACTGCTGTTCTCTTAATATATGACCTGATCACCCTCTTACACATTAGCTAACCTCCTACTGCTAATGGAACTCCAATTATGTGGAGTTATCCAGGTGTTACACTGGGATAACTAAAGTCCAATATACTTCCAGACCTCCACCTGCTTCTTCTGGAAAAATATGGTATCACAGCTGTATCACATAGGTAATGGCTATGTAATTAATATGACCTATAGATGGTATCATATGAAAAGCACGCCATTTCAGAAATACCAGCACTCAACAAAGATACAAGGTAGCTGGTTTCAAACTAGCAAACACAAGCCATTCTCACCATGAGGCATAATTAAACTGTGAGAGTCACTGTCGTAAATTTGGCTGGAGGTCAGTGTTTCAAGCaagttcaaaaagggactggcaAATGCAGAAAGGCTAGGTCCATCCATGGCCATTCAACACACCACTCCAGTGGCAGCATCCAACTCAGAAATCCCCAGAATGGCTGGCTGCCATGAGGCAGAGTGAGAGTGGAAACTCCCCATGAAGCTACTGCTATCTGCTGACAGAGGCTTGGTCCTGAGGTAAACGCAATCTTGAGCTGATGCAACATGGACTGATTTGTTGAATCATCAAGGGGAAAATTACATAACGAGATACCTTTCTTATTTAAGCAGCAATCGTGGTTGCAAGCTACACATTAAAATGCCCTGTCTGCAGATTTCATTGTACTTTTGAATTCCTAAACTGACCAAGAAATCATCTATAGAGTTTCAGAGAACCAAAGGTAATCTGAGGAAGTAGGACCCCATCTGAATAACCACAAATTTAAGAAAAGATATGTCTACTTATGTCATCTGTTAAAAACACATCTGCCACAATGGTACAAGTCAAAAAAGCAGTAGCCTCTCAAAATGAGCTTCAGCAAACAATGTATTTGCATCCCTACATTTTGGAGTTATGTTTTACGTAAAAATCAGGTGGACAGTGTCCATAATACACAAATTGAACAATTTACCACCAGGATAGTTTATTTCAAGTATTAAGCATTTAACTCCAGGTATGTCTTCATCAGGTGATATACAGCAACACcatcacagtaaaaaaaaatgacCACTGTTCCCTTAGATATTTAAGGACAACATGAACTTCTCTGGAACATACAAACAAGTACAAATTAAGCACCTATAGTAAAAACAGTATTTGAAAATATGAAAAGAAAATCAAGATAGGTTTATGTGTCCCCTTATCCTGCTTCTACTGTATTTTGTTTGACATATTTtaaataatataaataaaatattttaaataaaccAGTATTCCAGACAAATATTAGTAGCTGCTAATCTGAAATTACCAGAGAGAGGGCAATCAATAACTGGATTGAACTAAAAACCCACGACATGAATAACATACCGTGAAGGAAACTAAAGGGATGGAAAGTAGATGCTTGATTAAATACCTACATCAAAGTTTAAAAACCTTACAATTCTCTGAGAAGCTGGATGAATTTTTCCTTTGCCAGTGTATAGAGAAAATGCAGTAAAAACCTCTCTAGGGAATACTATTTATTAGACGGTCAAAATGCTAATAATAAATCCAAGTTAGCATCTGAGATATTTGCTGCAGGAAAGTTAATGTAACAAGCATGGAGGATATTTTCAGAATTTACAGTGCAGCTTGAAATACCCCTTGCCCAGATACCGTATACTGAAAATACTCATTTACCCCTGAAGCAGGTGTCACCATGCAGAggcaataaaaagaaataattgttGGAAGAGAGGTAGCAGTCAAGCCTTTTATATCATGTCAAAACTGTATTTTCAGCCCCTGTTTCTTGGCCCCTGGAGGAACATGAGCTATGCATGCCATTGATACATCAGCCTCACAAATACAGTATCCACCAACATGCAAATACACACAGGAGTATATTAAGTgccaaaaaaaatctgtcttcaCTGGAGCTAACACATGAAACCTAAATTGCCTGTAAGAAAAGCCAGACAGAGCCCAACTCTTCCTTCCCAttgcagcagagaggggacagaTAACAAACTAAAAAGTTTCCACAACAACTGTCCTCTCTGAGGTTGGAACTCTCTGAAAATGATTCAGCAATGCCTCCCATAACCTTCTCACCAAATTTCTAAGCCCAGTAACCTTCCACACCTGCAGTTTACATTATCAACATCAGATGACAAAACTCTTCGCTAAGCCACTGCTGAGAGAATTGCCCTTGAGCTCTGttcaagaaaaaacaaaaggtcACTTATTCCATCCCCTTCTAAGGAGTCATTGTGAAAGGCCACCTTCACTGACAGATTAGCTGCATCCAATctcaaaaaacaacccaaaacaaaacaaaaggcggggagggaaggagggaaggggaagaggaagatcTGACAGCAGTAAAAAACATGATATCCAGCTCCCTGACATCTTGTTTATTTTCATGGCATCTGGAATTTTCAGCCAGTCATCAAACCTTGGCCAGTCATCAGAAGGCTTCCAAGGTTCTCATCCTGCAAAAAACTCTAGGCAGATGGctctgcacacagacacacatgaaaaaaatcAACATTGAATGGATTAATCAAACACTGAGATATTTTTGGACCTTCTTAACATGGAAATTTTCTATTCAGGCACaaagttttaatttctttttcctgagaAAGTAATGCTTTAAAATATCGTTGGCAATTATTCTACAGAAATGCCTATGAGCTttagaaaatgttttaaagtaTATGAACAGGCTCTCATCCGTGACTAAACTACCTAAAATATGGGGTTTTTTATAAATCTGGAAGATATGAACATTTTTATCCCTAGTATTTTATCTCTTTTGAGTATATAATTTAACCTCTACACTGTAAAGCAACagatatatttgtaaacattggCCGCTCTAAGTCCTGACTACAACAGCTTTAGATACTGCATATGACATAATACCATTTAACTAAATCTGTCATTAATGGGTTCCATTTAAACAAAGACAATCACTTAAAATAGTTATTTACTTCAGAGCACATCATGAGTATTACTTGTgacttaggaaaaaaacaaaaaagtcaaACATCTGATGGATTGAGGTCAGCAAATAACAAGCGAAGGGAAAACAtgtgggaggaaagggaagcgTGTTTTACCGTGGACATCATTTGGCAACTGGAAAAAGGGAAGTACAGTAACAGGCCACTGAGTACTAAAGACTTGCTCCATAATGGGGGTGATCAAACCCTTTCTTGGGATGACCTTAGCTGAAATCTGTTGCATGACCAGCAACAGAGTCACAGTGGTGCAGTCGCTTGCGTATAATATAGTCTTTTCATGCAGAAGGAAACAAGACTCTGAAGGCTGCCGTCATTAGGTCATCTGCAGATGCTGCTGTATGTTCTCCCAGTCCAAGCCCACAGGCAAGCAATGGAGGTCTCTAGGAAACTGTGATCATCTTTCACTTATTAATGATTTTAGCTCTCTCCTTCCTCAGACACCATATTTATCTTAATGATCCTGGTAAAATGACTGGATCAATTTGGCCTAAAGCAGGCTGAAATATGTTGCTAGCATGtcaatattttttaatttgttcaGTCATTCCTGTGGAAAAAATCTGACACCTATAGCATTCTTGTGTTTGAAAAGGTATGGGCAAAATTACACAGCCTTTGGATAAGACCTTTTGGAAAGGCTTTCAAAGGGAACCTTCCCAAGCCCATGTAGAACACAGGTTCTTCCTCATTCAGACTAGCCTCACAAGGTACTGCAAGTCAGCAGTCTTAATGTCTCTCTGAATTACAGGTCTCATAGTTTCTCTTCCCAAACTGCACTAGGGAAAAATCCAGCTATTTTCCCCTCAATAGCATTGGTGCATCAGTTGAGCAGCATCTTGAAGCCATCAGGGAAAACACACTCTCTCTTAATTCAGACACTGCTGCCTGAAAactctcagctcctctgcctaGAGCAAAAGAAACACCAGCCTTCTTCCCTTGACCATTGCAGTATTAGCAGTAGAGGTGGAGGGAAAGAAGGTATTGCAAAAAGAAGTATGACATGGCAAGAATCACAGGGGGAAAGTACAGGAGGTAAAGTGGCATGGCAGAAAAACAACTCATCAGACACTTTTGACTGAGAAGACTCTTACTGTAATAAGGAAGCATCACAGGAGTGATTTGCTGGTATCGTGTACAGCATGAAAGGTGTACATCAAGTCTCATTAATGCATTTTCATGAGAATGATTGCATTTAGTCACATGGCAAACATATTTCAGCTCATGTAGCCAAATACAGGGTGTCAAGTCCTCAGGAAAGACAGTAACAAAGAGCAGACTTTAGCCAAATTCCTTGTTCCACTGTGTCAGAAAACCCATTCAACACAAAAGTAGTACCTTTATCTTGTAGAAACACAGAGCTCCTTTCAGCTCCACAGCCAGATCTCAGCCACATGGCAACAGTCTGCTGACATCTGATTTCCCTTGTACTCCATAGACTGAGAGCATTAAAAGCACCATCTTTCAAAACCAGACTACTACAGGTTTAGATAGAGGTTTCCTTTTCTGGAACTGCAAGCCAGTCCCAAACC harbors:
- the LOC104299264 gene encoding carboxymethylenebutenolidase homolog — encoded protein: MANESRPCPCDIGDRFDYGGRGQEVQIEHIKAYVCKPPASTDKAVIVIHDIFGWQLPNTRYIADMLTTNGYIAICPDFFVGQEAWKPSNDWASFHEWLKTRDAGKIDKEVDVTLKYLREQCGAKKIGVIGFCWGGAAVQHLMLKNPQLKTGVSLYGVIRFFEDRASLLHPTFFIFAEKDDHIPLEEVSLLEQKLKENCKADYKVKIYPGQTHGFVHRKREDINPQDKPYIEEGRKDMINWLNKYL